The Candidatus Taylorbacteria bacterium genome has a window encoding:
- a CDS encoding GIY-YIG nuclease family protein: MFTVYVLKDKDGKFYKGYTGNLQRRLNEHRSGHTISTRKMKELSVVYKEEYATFEEARAREVYFKSAAGRRLLKKKLGP, translated from the coding sequence ATGTTTACAGTATATGTTCTAAAAGATAAGGATGGGAAATTTTACAAGGGTTATACCGGAAATTTACAAAGACGGTTAAATGAGCATAGATCGGGGCATACAATATCCACGAGAAAAATGAAAGAATTGTCTGTTGTGTATAAGGAAGAATATGCTACATTTGAAGAAGCGCGCGCTCGAGAAGTGTATTTCAAAAGTGCGGCTGGAAGAAGATTGTTAAAAAAGAAACTGGGCCCTTAG
- a CDS encoding DUF1801 domain-containing protein: protein MKKYQDVNSYIASYPKDVQVLLKRVRATIRKAAPKTEEGISYGMPAYKLGGISLVYFAAFKNHIGFYATPRGHAEFAKELSKYKQGKGSVQFPINKSLPLGLISKIVKFKVKENIKKAQIEKMTVCSRGHTFYKSSNYPKCPKCWPGYYTRK from the coding sequence ATGAAAAAATATCAAGACGTAAATTCATATATAGCGAGCTATCCCAAAGATGTACAGGTACTCCTTAAGCGTGTGCGAGCAACAATCAGAAAAGCTGCGCCGAAGACCGAGGAAGGCATTAGCTACGGGATGCCCGCATATAAACTAGGTGGTATTTCTCTTGTCTATTTTGCCGCATTCAAAAATCACATCGGGTTTTATGCAACTCCGAGAGGTCATGCGGAGTTTGCAAAGGAACTTTCAAAATACAAACAGGGCAAAGGTTCGGTACAATTTCCAATCAATAAATCGCTACCACTCGGTTTGATAAGTAAAATCGTAAAATTTAAAGTTAAAGAAAATATTAAAAAAGCACAGATTGAGAAAATGACCGTGTGCAGTCGAGGACATACATTTTATAAAAGTAGCAACTACCCTAAATGTCCAAAATGTTGGCCGGGGTATTATACGAGAAAATAA
- a CDS encoding DUF2200 domain-containing protein, with protein sequence MKITPEHNKRIAHVIFATVYPMYLAKVEKKGRTKAELHQVILWLTGFDSKKLNELIKEKVTLETFFERASLNPNARLITGVICGYRVEEIENKVTQKVRYLDKLVDELAKGRKMEKILRK encoded by the coding sequence ATGAAAATAACCCCCGAACACAATAAACGTATCGCACACGTGATTTTCGCCACGGTCTATCCTATGTATCTCGCGAAAGTGGAAAAGAAGGGCAGAACAAAAGCAGAGTTACATCAAGTCATTCTGTGGTTAACTGGCTTCGACAGCAAGAAGCTGAATGAACTAATAAAAGAAAAAGTAACTCTTGAAACATTTTTTGAACGTGCGTCACTCAACCCCAATGCGCGCCTCATCACTGGAGTAATTTGCGGGTATCGTGTGGAGGAAATTGAAAATAAGGTAACACAAAAAGTGCGGTATTTGGATAAGTTAGTAGATGAGTTGGCAAAGGGCAGGAAGATGGAGAAGATTTTAAGAAAATAA